A single window of Watersipora subatra chromosome 9, tzWatSuba1.1, whole genome shotgun sequence DNA harbors:
- the LOC137404136 gene encoding uncharacterized protein, with protein sequence MGGTLDVIVMGGALEVIAMGGALDVIVRGGALEVIVMDKALEVVFMGEVLEIIVMGGTLGTQTGKRLGRCKRRSVATQCNLINAPPLLTANQSDGFSDEEFLSDYDTGSEDELSSVAPSSSESEEDPDNDGNDPDYEPDSGDDDQDPEEVTFSQGRGTWFDEPKVTVFVRKLAELLGVCMLCAKSCDVEGRRLGATLTLTITCQYCMHTRTWSTCDMIGEAASINALLAAAVLFTGSLPAKSLRLLSSLKVCVPVVQTLHYYQRTYLHQIIRDEFSAMKTNLWKTVRGPVVVAGDGMCDTGGHSAIYGLYSLMDCETNFILSAKLVTEVSSSNAMELEGLKRCHGEILDAVLFIRELVTDRHKTVNAFVAKNLPSITHTFDLWHIAKGLKTKMLDIGKIVSLRQILNWIKLVVSHVYHCAEFLPFTSSLRLEMWKSVLFHLQDIHEFPANMHYKECPHDDLSGVDGNVEIIDWLLEGEKVYQALTPVVHKKDILEAVMRASSADTAALESYHAELSRNAPKMSYFSYSGMQSGIQLTDMNHNENVNRPVIINKDGTVRQQIVRKKITKQQQTSIPLRVPPTYAYRDRMFLQFESYLQSRTKPIPLEDIIPPTLASTGSQLTREEVISRQKSRPGVIRKPHHVTMATTEANRKRKMKATSAAAKKIVVAAKTTKRGTARKSRVKKTTTCKVLIIPKKKTKKQ encoded by the exons AACTCAGACAGGGAAGCGTCTTGGAAGATGTAAAAGACGGTCTGTTGCAACGCAGTGCAATCTAATCAATGCGCCACCACTTCTCACAGCAAATCAATCTGACGGATTTTCAGATGAAGAATTTTTATCTGACTATGACACTGGCAGTGAA GATGAGTTAAGCTCAGTGGCCCCTTCATCCAGTGAGTCTGAAGAGGATCCCGATAATGATGGGAATGATCCTGACTACGAGCCAGATAGTGGAGATGATGACCAGGATCCAGAAGAGGTTACGTTCAGTCAGGG CCGAGGTACTTGGTTTGATGAGCCAAAAGTTACCGTGTTCGTAAGAAAGTTGGCGGAGTTACTGGGAGTTTGCATGTTGTGTGCCAAATCTTGCGATGTAGAAGGAAGAAGACTCGGTGCCACCCTCACACTCACCATCACTTGTCAGTATTGCATGCACACAAG AACATGGTCAACTTGTGATATGATAGGGGAAGCTGCATCCATCAATGCTCTTCTAGCTGCTGCAGTGCTATTTACAGGCTCCCTGCCAGCAAAGTCTTTAAGGCTTCTCAGTTCCCTGAAGGTTTGTGTACCGGTGGTACAAACTCTTCACTATTACCAGAGGACTTATCTGCACCAg ATCATTAGAGATGAATTTTCTGCCATGAAAACTAATCTGTGGAAGACGGTGAGGGGACCTGTGGTTGTGGCAGGAGATGGAATGTGTGACACAGGAGGGCACTCTGCCATATATGGGCTCTATAGCTTGATGGATTGTGAGACAAACTTCATCCTATCAGCCAAGCTA gtaACAGAGGTATCCAGCTCCAACGCTATGGAATTGGAGGGACTCAAGAGATGCCATGGAGAGATATTAGACGCAGTTTTGTTCATAAGAGAGTTAGTCACGGACCGGCACAAAACTGTGAATGCCTTTGTAGCCAAGAATTTGCCTAGCATTACACATACATTCGACCTTTGGCATATTGCAAAAG GACTAAAGACTAAAATGCTAGACATTGGTAAGATTGTGTCGCTGAGACAAATTCTCAACTGGATTAAGCTTGTGGTCAGTCATGTGTACCATTGCGCTGAATTTTTGCCTTTCACCTCCTCTCTTCGTCTAGAAATGTGGAAAAGTGTTTTATTCCATTTACAG GATATCCACGAGTTTCCTGCTAATATGCACTATAAAGAGTGTCCGCATGACGACTTGTCTGGTGTTGATGGTAATGTTGAAATAATAGACTGGCTGCTCGAAG GTGAAAAGGTATATCAAGCTCTAACTCCTGTGGTGCACAAAAAAGACATTCTTGAGGCAGTGATGAGAGCCAGCTCTGCAGACACGGCAGCCCTCGAGAGCTATCATGCCGAACTCAGCAGAAACGCACCAAAGATGAGTTACTTCTCATACTCTGGTATGCAGTCAGG GATTCAATTGACAGATATGAACCATAATGAGAATGTCAATCGGCCAGTCATCATCAACAAGGATGGGACTGTAAGGCAACAAATTGTTAGAAAGAAGATTACCAAACAACAGCAAACTTCAATTCCTTTGAGGGTGCCACCAACATATG CATACAGAGACAGGATGTTTCTACAGTTCGAATCCTACCTGCAAAGCAGGACAAAGCCTATTCCACTAGAAGACATCATACCACCAACACTAGCCTCGACAGGATCCCAGTTAACAAGGGAGGAGGTGATATCAAGACAGAAGAGCAGACCAGGAGTGATACGAAAGCCACACCATGTTACAATGGCTACCACTGAAGCTAATAGGAAAAG GAAGATGAAAGCTACCTCAGCAGCAGCTAAGAAAATAGTGGTAGCAGCTAAGACCACAAAAAGGGGCACAGCTAGGAAATCAAGAGTTAAGAAAACTACAACGTGTAAGGTGCTCATCATCCCAAAGAAAAAGACTAAGAAGCAATAA
- the LOC137404137 gene encoding tigger transposable element-derived protein 6-like: MASRKQGKAWKPFEKLKITEQIEAGQKSSAISKRENLPRSTLSTWIKQKERIRSLCDQSSSRLRDRSTSHDDLDGVLLTWFRQMRGKGVPIDGPILLEKANKFLQDLGKDTIVSRGWIDRWKKRHSIGSQRVVGESAAVNVGEVEKWKEEVLTPLLQMYTYDDIFNMDETGLFYMLMVDKTLHFKGEKCSGGKLSKERLTVALCANMSGTGKEVPIVIGKFGKPRCFKNVTNLPCQYYHNKKAWMVNDIFQAWVRDFDRRMTRKNRKVLLIIDNCPSHPTMNRLMSIRLLFTPPNTTSVLQPMDQGIIRNFKSYYHQQVLQFTVDYIDTHGKKPDASINVLQAIRWVHKAWHCVTKETIARCFHHGLGHTNLDQTDVTSTVDDNEEGGTVRNLNLLLHTIDPTSNVTANELLAVDADVTVAEHLSDAEILQSVTSWGTLDDSDGEDEAEIVEPNPPTMADANNALDVLRRFIDTREVKDYNNCLKAISTLSYTVDFSQQNIFSQTTLDKFF, encoded by the exons ATGGCCTCACGAAAACAaggaaaagcgtggaaaccttttgaaaaacttaaaataacCGAGCAAATTGAAGCAGGACAAAAGTCATCTGcaatatcaaaaagagaaaatcttccaagaAGTACATTGTCAACGTGGATTAAACagaaagaaagaataagatcgttatgtgaccaaagtTCATCAAGgttaagagatcgttcaacgtcgcacgatgatttggatggggtgttattgacttggtttagacaaatGCGTGGTaaaggcgtacctatcgatgggccaattttattagaaaaggctaacaagtttttacagGATTTAGGGAAAGATACTATTGTTTCTCGCGGTTGGATCGACAGGTGGAAGAAAAGGCATTCTATTGGCAGTCAGAGAGTTGTTGGAGAGTCAGCTGCAGTTAATGTTGGAGAGGTTGAAAAATGGAAGGAAGAGGTGCTAACTCCATTACTTCAAATGTATACTTATGATGACATATTCAATATGGACGAAACCGGGTTGTTTTACATGCTCATGGTTGACAAAACGTTGCACTTTAAAGGGGAGAAGTGTAGTGGAGGGAAGCTGTCAAAAGAAAGACTGACTGTGGCACTTTGTGCTAACATGTCGGGCACCGGGAAGGAAGTTCCTATTGTAATAGGAAAGTTTGGAAAGCCCCgctgtttcaaaaatgttactaACCTTCCATGTCAGTATTACCACAACAAGAAGGCTTGGATGGTGAATGACATCTTTCAAGCATGGGTAAGAGATTTTGATCGGCGGATGAccagaaaaaacagaaaagttCTTCTCATCATTGACAACTGTCCATCACACCCAACTATGAATAGGCTTATGTCAATCAGGCTTTTATTCACACCACCCAATACCACAAGTGTGCTGCAACCTATGGACCAAGGAATTATTCGAAATTTCAAATCTTACTATCATCAGCAAGTTTTGCAATTTACCGTTGATTACATTGACACTCATGGAAAGAAGCCAGATGCATCTATTAATGTTTTACAAGCTATACGCTGGGTGCACAAAGCATGGCACTGTGTCACGAAAGAAACCATAGCTCGCTGTTTTCACCATGGGCTCGGTCATACCAACCTTGATCAAACAGATGTGACTTCAACTGTTGATGATAATGAAGAAGGTGGCACTGTGAGAAATCTAAATCTGCTACTACATACCATAGATCCTACATCAAATGTGACAGCAA ATGAGCTTTTAGCGGTTGATGCAGACGTCACTGTTGCTGAGCATTTGAGTGATGCGGAAATTTTGCAGTCTGTGACATCTTGGGGTACTCTGGATGATTCTGATGGAGAAGATGAGGCTGAGATTGTTGAACCTAATCCACCTACCATGGCTGATGCAAACAACGCTTTAGATGTCCTCAGACGTTTTATAGATACGAGAGAGGtcaaggactataataactgcttAAAAGCTATATCTACACTCAGTTACACTGTTGATTTTTCTCAACAAAACATCttttcacagactacactcgataagtttttttaa